The proteins below come from a single Dermacentor albipictus isolate Rhodes 1998 colony chromosome 7, USDA_Dalb.pri_finalv2, whole genome shotgun sequence genomic window:
- the stnB gene encoding protein stoned-B, with amino-acid sequence MNFLKKKIKGHKRGGPESDEVEAAIYAKQLAEGQQSQQPPEGAAKEHTGEEWRFFEQLTQRVQDTVYKTQTTLNKIKESSAITELTRPDYYLESAAAPTDPASPARSWVNFEESEGAEVAGPSTGSSEQAKEPVGDLVKDLVSEPSGELVSESVSSPPETQPAADDDQARKLLEEFGFGIEEPPPPPPSNAPHLDLLSGFGVEEPQPSEALHVDISDPFDTSFVDTLTTSTEPDPFDTSFVDCCVAAKEVPPPPVEADGSEASPEMSNPFLTDASATTGETLFSSGDVGDVAPDVPNFFSGSRRSSTNPFDNLEEDLAFFQATLVGAEEANATQSEASNLLQDIAATFPCESEATVHQPPSSDPFKSSETEQRQQPVSDLFVGEHEMAPDAFQVAFGKASFDQGLSPDKCGLSGGTFVDTSPEEAGGSPVEPIGSFDPFSDLSRESQEPIPAALASITPQREDVSPFDIGPSDKREAPAATNGKPEPFADFATSEVPPTSSECDFFGKDSGATSAVIASDDPFHSGNVASPPAPSSDDPFSSSRLAAQPKTTGNDIFATSSLNASVATGSDPFQTTDVTATTSVVSDGQDLFDTSDAADPATTVANASFSNGAFGAPVIPASDDPFQTSSTAAPAMASGNSLFDTNDILAAVGMATDDDPFSASNIAATVPPPGPDPFDTSNIQLEPAKNAVPFTDTTAFEAFAAKFEQAIEKFEDTTLAPAFDDLDQQSLQEDDDAGFGSMDIFDPFAPKVPPQPKASPKAPVKEVSQDSFDDDDVGPDLSVVIRPKMREVAAPDLVSLEPPPKLQPPPKSPVRSRFNPFDRGAAIRDEPVVDEVGPTPALGDAATMQRESAESPSTPLFDEDTSQPLEEFRPKFEGDGWEMMLRHPNKKKITGNRYWKKVFVRMTDQNILYLHNSREDADPFQEVPLQACYSLSEMGAQQFDAYGKIFTVKLQYVFYKERVGVRPGQISKVMQGQVTTMGQIAKLGLPLQHAPQVSQLLKLGTQSCEDLKSFCQVVEDALFRLQIHRDRALTYKTEEIQVTVQDEFIVEQDRTGHVWKQKARVRVFFLAFVSGMPDIEVGINDLTRQGKEVVGRYDIMPVVTEEWIRLENCEFHSCVLQEEFENNRIIKLHPPDACLFELMRFRIRPPKARELPLQLKVVMRVSPRHVELRADVLVPGYHSRKHGQVPCEDVQIRFPIPECWVYLFRVEKHFRYGALKSAARRPGKIKGLERIMGTAQPLETSLIEVSTGQAKYEHAHKAVVWRIPRLPKEGQGAYTTQLFLLRLDLTSFDQIPASFEQYVFVEFTMPATSVSHTTVRSISVSNENPPEKYVRYSSKHEYRVELELQTGEVPPSETEISSLAAVAQQAAPYEPPASATAVAAAATSDDSD; translated from the exons ATGAATTTCCTCAAAAAGAAGATCAAGGGCCACAAGCGAGGAGGCCCAGAGAGTGACGAGGTTGAAGCGGCCATCTATGCCAAGCAGCTAGCCGAGGGCCAGCAGTCACAGCAGCCGCCAGAAGGCGCCGCCAAGGAGCATACCGGCGAGGAGTGGCGCTTCTTTGAGCAGCTGACGCAGCGCGTACAGGACACTGTGTACAAGACCCAAACCACCCTAAACAAGATAAAAGAGAGCTCTGCCATCACTGAACTCACCCGGCCTGACTACTACCTTGAATCTGCTGCCGCGCCTACCGATCCTGCCAGCCCAGCCAGATCGTGGGTGAACTTCGAGGAAAGTGAGGGTGCAGAAGTAGCGGGGCCCTCCACGGGCAGCTCAGAGCAGGCTAAGGAGCCGGTTGGAGATTTGGTGAAGGACCTTGTGAGCGAACCATCCGGTGAGCTCGTTAGCGAATCAGTTAGTTCTCCACCGGAAACTCAGCCGGCTGCTGACGACGACCAGGCCAGGAAGCTCCTCGAAGAGTTTGGCTTTGGCATCGAGGAGCCGCCTCCACCGCCACCTTCAAACGCACCTCACCTTGACCTACTCAGTGGTTTTGGTGTTGAGGAACCACAGCCCTCAGAAGCCCTTCACGTAGACATCAGTGATCCCTTTGACACGTCATTTGTTGACACACTCACAACAAGCACCGAACCTGACCCCTTTGACACTTCATTTGTGGATTGCTGCGTTGCTGCCAAGGAGGTGCCACCACCACCTGTTGAGGCTGACGGCAGTGAAGCCAGCCCAGAGATGAGCAACCCATTTCTCACCGATGCATCTGCTACGACTGGTGAAACTCTCTTCAGTAGTGGTGATGTTGGCGACGTTGCGCCCGATGTCCCGAACTTTTTTTCAGGTTCGCGCAGGTCGAGCACAAACCCTTTTGACAACCTCGAGGAAGACTTGGCATTCTTTCAGGCGACCCTTGTGGGTGCAGAAGAAGCAAATGCGACGCAGAGTGAGGCCAGTAACCTTTTGCAGGACATTGCAGCAACGTTTCCGTGTGAGTCCGAAGCCACTGTGCACCAACCGCCAAGTAGCGATCCCTTTAAGTCCAGCGAGACtgagcagcggcagcagcctgtGTCTGACCTGTTTGTGGGTGAGCATGAAATGGCACCGGATGCCTTCCAGGTTGCTTTTGGCAAGGCAAGCTTTGACCAAGGCCTCTCACCCGACAAGTGTGGACTTTCGGGAGGCACCTTTGTTGACACGTCTCCGGAGGAAGCTGGAGGCTCGCCAGTGGAGCCTATTGGCTCATTTGATCCTTTTTCAGACCTCAGCCGAGAGAGCCAGGAGCCCATTCCAGCTGCTCTGGCCAGCATCACACCACAGAGGGAGGATGTGAGCCCGTTCGACATTGGGCCCAGCGATAAACGGGAAGCGCCTGCTGCAACCAACGGTAAGCCTGAGCCATTTGCAGACTTTGCTACCAGTGAAGTGCCACCCACATCTTCAGAGTGTGATTTCTTTGGAAAAGATTCAGGTGCTACTTCAGCTGTGATAGCCTCTGATGACCCGTTTCATTCAGGCAATGTTGCTTCTCCAcctgcgccatctagtgatgACCCATTCAGTTCAAGCAGATTGGCTGCTCAGCCTAAAACGACCGGTAACGACATCTTTGCGACTAGCAGTTTAAATGCTTCGGTTGCCACTGGCAGTGACCCGTTTCAGACGACTGATGTCACTGCTACTACATCTGTGGTGAGTGATGGTCAGGACCTCTTCGATACAAGTGATGCAGCCGACCCTGCTACGACTGTCGCTAATGCCTCCTTCAGCAATGGCGCCTTCGGTGCTCCTGTCATACCAGCGAGCGATGACCCGTTCCAGACAAGTAGCACTGCCGCTCCAGCCATGGCAAGTGGCAACAGCTTGTTCGACACAAATGACATCCTTGCTGCAGTTGGAATGGCAACCGATGATGATCCTTTCAGTGCAAGCAACATTGCTGCCACGGTTCCCCCACCTGGTCCTGACCCTTTTGACACAAGCAACATCCAGCTTGAGCCTGCAAAGAATGCTGTCCCCTTCACGGATACGACTGCCTTTGAAGCATTCGCGGCAAAATTTGAGCAGGCCATCGAAAAATTTGAGGACACCACCCTGGCACCCGCATTTGACGACCTCGACCAACAATCGCTGCAGGAGGATGATGATGCAGGCTTCGGTAGCATGGACATTTTCGACCCCTTTGCGCCCAAGGTGCCACCGCAGCCCAAGGCATCTCCAAAGGCTCCCGTCAAGGAAGTCTCGCAAGATTCGTTTGACGACGATGATGTGGGACCTGACCTGTCTGTTGTAATCCGACCGAAAATGCGGGAGGTCGCTGCACCAGATCTGGTCAGCCTTGAGCCACCGCCCAAGCTGCAGCCGCCGCCGAAGTCACCCGTGCGGTCTCGGTTCAATCCATTCGACCGGGGTGCAGCAATTCGAGATGAGCCAGTGGTCGACGAGGTGGGACCCACGCCGGCATTGGGGGATGCCGCGACCATGCAGCGCGAATCGGCAGAGAGTCCATCGACACCACTCTTCGATGAAGATACATCACAGCCACTCGAGGAGTTTCGGCCAAAGTTTGAAGGCGACGGCTGGGAGATGATGCTACGACATCCGAACAAGAAGAAAATCACGGGCAACCGGTACTGGAAGAAAGTGTTTGTGCGCATGACTGACCAGAACATCCTCTACTTACACAACAGCAGGGAGGACGCTGACCCTTTTCAAGAGGTTCCGCTTCAG GCTTGCTACTCACTGTCCGAGATGGGTGCCCAGCAGTTTGACGCCTATGGGAAGATCTTCACGGTGAAGCTGCAGTACGTGTTCTATAAGGAGCGGGTGGGTGTGCGTCCGGGCCAGATCTCCAAGGTGATGCAGGGCCAGGTCACGACCATGGGCCAGATTGCCAAGCTGGGCCTGCCCCTGCAGCATGCGCCCCAAGTCTCGCAGCTGCTCAAGCTAGGCACCCAGAGCTGCGAGGACCTCAAGAGCTTCTGCCAG GTTGTGGAGGATGCCCTGTTCCGGCTACAGATCCATCGAGACCGAGCACTTACGTACAAGACAGAAGAGATCCAGGTGACTGTGCAGGATGAGTTTATTGTTGAGCAGGACAGGACGGGACACGTGTGGAAGCAAAAGGCTCGTGTGCGTGTCTTCTTCCTTGCATTTGTTTCTG GGATGCCAGACATTGAGGTGGGCATCAACGACCTGACCCGCCAGGGCAAGGAAGTCGTGGGCCGCTACGACATCATGCCTGTGGTCACCGAGGAGTGGATCCGCCTGGAAAACTGCGAGTTCCACTCGTGCGTCCTCCAGGAGGAGTTTGAGAACAACCGCATCATCAA GTTGCACCCTCCCGATGCCTGCCTGTTTGAATTGATGCGGTTTCGGATTCGACCACCGAAAGCGCGGGAACTACCATTGCAG CTGAAGGTCGTGATGCGGGTGTCGCCAAGGCACGTGGAGCTCCGTGCGGATGTCCTAGTGCCCGGCTACCACAGTCGCAAGCATGGCCAGGTGCCCTGTGAGGATGTCCAGATCCGATTCCCCATTCCAGAGTGCTGGGTCTACCTGTTCAGGGTGGAGAAGCACTTTCGATACGGGGCCCTCAAGTCGGCCGCAAGGAGGCCCGGAAAGATAAAG GGTTTGGAGCGAATCATGGGCACAGCCCAGCCATTGGAGACTAGCCTTATAGAAGTTTCAACAGGGCAGGCCAAATACGAACATGCCCACAAGGCAGTAGTATGGCGCATTCCTCGGTTGCCCAAAGAGGGTCAAG GTGCCTACACGACTCAACTGTTCCTGCTACGGCTGGACCTGACCTCTTTTGATCAGATCCCCGCCTCATTCGAGCAATACGTCTTTGTCGAGTTCACCATGCCGGCAACCAGTGTGTCTCACACCACGGTGCGATCTATCTCCGTGTCCAACGAGAATCCCCCAGAGAAGTACGTCCGCTACTCGTCCAAGCACGAGTACCGGGTGGAATTGGAGTTGCAGACGGGTGAAGTGCCCCCCTCAGAGACTGAAATCTCTAGTCTGGCTGCCGTAGCTCAGCAGGCTGCCCCATACGAGCCGCCAGCAAGTGCTACCGccgttgccgctgctgccacgAGTGATGACTCAGACTGA